Proteins encoded within one genomic window of Fragaria vesca subsp. vesca linkage group LG1, FraVesHawaii_1.0, whole genome shotgun sequence:
- the LOC101301428 gene encoding uncharacterized isochorismatase family protein PncA-like, which produces MVPRTVDLLKEQIPVHQESIHVTGDVKTGLVLVDVINGFCTVGAGNLAPRQPNKQISEMVKEAVRLAGVFCEKKWPVLGFLDSHHPDIPEYPYPPHCIAGTDESKLVPDLQWLENEPNVTLKCKDCIDGFLGSIEKDGSNVFVNWIKSNQIKTILVLGICTDICVLDFVCTTLSARNRRFLEPLEDVIVYSRGCATFDLPVDVVKSMKDVAAHPQDLMHHIGLYIAKGRGAKVVSEVSFCT; this is translated from the exons ATGGTGCCACGTACAGTTGATTTGTTAAAGGAGCAGATACCGGTGCACCAGGAATCTATACATGTCACCGGCGACGTCAAGACCGGCCTTGTCCTCGTCGACGTCATTAACGGCTTCTGCACCGTCGGCGCTGGCAATTTG GCTCCAAGGCAACCGAACAAGCAAATCTCGGAAATGGTGAAGGAGGCGGTGAGACTTGCCGGAGTTTTCTGTGAGAAGAAATGGCCTGTTCTCGGCTTTCTTGATTCTCATCACCCTGATATCCCTGAGTATCCTTATCCTCCTCATTGCATTGCTGGCACTGATGAATCAAAGCTGGTTCCAG ATCTGCAATGGTTGGAGAATGAACCTAATGTGACACTGAAATGTAAAGATTGCATTGATGGGTTTCTTGGTTCGATTGAGAAAGACGGTTCTAATGTGTTTGTGAATTGGATTAAGAGCAATCAGATCAAGACT ATCTTGGTGCTAGGGATATGCACAGATATATGTGTGCTGGATTTTGTATGTACCACTTTATCTGCCAGAAATCGTCGTTTTCTTGAACCTCTGGAGGATGTGATAGTGTATTCCCGTGGTTGTGCCACTTTTGATCTTCCGGTTGATGTGGTCAAATCTATGAAAGATGTTGCAGCACATCCGCAG GATCTAATGCATCACATAGGCCTTTACATAGCCAAAGGAAGGGGAGCAAAGGTCGTGTCAGAAGTGTCATTTTGTACATAA
- the LOC101312294 gene encoding LOW QUALITY PROTEIN: protein SGT1 homolog At5g65490-like (The sequence of the model RefSeq protein was modified relative to this genomic sequence to represent the inferred complete CDS: deleted 2 bases in 1 codon): MAAPPDLDPSSIFSEKHSRLPDDTVFYAIFPDFSLTSTATSAASLHSLHLQILQTLTPLTSDYIWQHQPFSLLPLRPPPNSCLCSNHLPHLHGHLRVGDNLDDEWFTVFLLFHISTVFPDLSIRVWDSDGEFLLIEAAFHLPRWLNPQTSSNRVFIRRGKVHIVPRHRLRNPNLAEALSFVVSFGEESVAAEAVQAAVRKRIEEYPEKARRNMHRVRVRVPAAVAQVLSQEPCLVALAVEGFYDRDIDTMKYAAKMERFLSRGREEEELVCISVKMSRAMYAQLVQQTFQAPKCYPMPNRSDSAYVEAELGMKIACGLEMMYQHRRKEGSEGKGSTWEAFRESLERSGYFGGLLPGSKEYQRLMQNAEEYYRSSASFSRASEMMSAPVRRIDEILALPYSVDDFKCVDVPPSDDDSWLYNGEDELNSELLERQKEMELYDLKHKKTQKSKEQDNVGPSSSSNSDAFNPGDIAKTMQAFVEKVSSYKGAEVPENRNLKDVDLDADCFFKDVESMMKSHGGEEGRSDDDIEEGSSSDLDFDDSEDGIDGAELSEDIEDGEDTFMHSYSDALNEELKSTTLEKSFVRANEQAPKKDEGTSNAAEDMEEDFTPVDVDVNLVKSLLDSFSSQQGLPGPASNLLGLMGLQLPQEDKKEGK, from the exons ATGGCGGCACCACCAGACCTGGACCCGTCCTCAATTTTCTCCGAAAAACACTCCCGCCTCCCAGACGACACCGTTTTCTACGCCATATTCCCCGACTTCTCCCTCACCTCCACCGCCACCTCCGCCGCCTCCCTCCACTCCCTCCACCTCCAAATCCTCCAAACCCTAACTCCCCTCACCTCCGACTACATCTGGCAGCACCAGCCCTTCTCTCTCCTCCCCCTCCGCCCTCCCCCAAAC TCCTGCCTCTGCTCCAACCACCTCCCCCACCTCCACGGCCACCTCCGCGTCGGCGACAATCTCGACGACGAGTGGTTCACCGTCTTCCTCCTCTTCCACATCTCCACTGTCTTCCCCGACCTCTCCATCCGCGTCTGGGACTCCGACGGCGAGTTTCTACTCATCGAAGCCGCCTTTCATCTCCCTCGGTGGCTCAACCCTCAGACGAGCTCCAACCGCGTCTTCATCCGCCGCGGGAAGGTTCATATTGTTCCCCGGCACCGCCTCCGGAACCCTAACCTCGCCGAAGCGTTGAGCTTCGTTGTGAGTTTCGGCGAGGAGTCGGTTGCGGCGGAGGCGGTGCAGGCTGCGGTGAGGAAGAGGATAGAGGAGTATCCGGAGAAGGCGAGGAGGAATATGCATAGGGTTAGGGTTAGGGTTCCGGCGGCGGTGGCTCAGGTGTTGAGCCAGGAGCCGTGTCTGGTTGCGTTGGCGGTTGAGGGGTTCTATGACAGGGACATTGACACTATGAAGTATGCGGCGAAGATGGAGAGGTTCTTGAGCAGAGGGAGAGAGGAGGAGGAGTTGGTGTGCATTTCGGTGAAAATGTCGAGGGCAATGTATGCACAGCTGGTGCAGCAGACATTTCAGGCGCCGAAATGCTATCCGATGCCGAATAGGAGTGATTCGGCATATGTGGAGGCTGAATTGGGGATGAAGATTGCGTGTGGGTTGGAAATGATGTATCAGCATAGGAGGAAGGAGGGGTCAGAAGGGAAAGGGAGTACTTGGGAGGCGTTTAGGGAAAGTTTGGAGAGGAGTGGTTATTTTGGAGGGTTGCTTCCAGGTTCAAAAGAGTACCAGAGGTTGATGCAGAATGCGGAGGAGTATTACCGGAGCAGTGCTTCCTTTTCAAGGGCTAG TGAGATGATGAGTGCTCCAGTGAGGCGCATAGATGAGATTCTTGCTTTACCTTATTCAGTGGATGACTTTAAGTGTGTAGATGTGCCACCTTCTGATGATGATTCTTGGCTTTACAATGGAGAGGATGAATTGAACTCTGAACTTTTAGAGAGACAAAAGGAGATGGAACTGTATGATTTAAAACATAAGAAGACGCAGAAGTCAAAAGAGCAGGACAATGTTGGTCCATCCTCTAGCTCTAACTCTGATGCGTTCAATCCTGGTGATATAGCCAAAACCATGCAGGCCTTTGTCGAAAAAGTGTCAAGCTACAAGGGAGCCGAGGTTCCTGAGAACAG GAACCTAAAAGACGTGGACCTTGATGCGGACTGTTTCTTCAAAGATGTAGAGTCAATGATGAAAAGTCATGGTGGTGAAGAAGGTAGAAGTGATGATGATATTGAAGAAGGGTCTTCATCCGACTTGGATTTTG ATGATTCGGAAGATGGAATAGATGGTGCAGAACTTTCTGAAGATATTGAGGACGGAGAGGATACTTTCATGCATTCTTACTCTGATGCTTTAAATGAAGAATTGAAGAGCACTACACTTGAGAAGAGTTTTGTGCGTGCTAATGAACAAGCCCCAAAGAAAGATGAG GGAACATCGAATGCAGCAGAAGATATGGAGGAGGATTTCACTCCTGTGGATGTGGATGTGAATCTGGTAAAGAGTCTTCTTGATTCCTTCTCTAGCCAACAAGGCCTTCCTGGTCCTGCTTCCAATTTGCTTGGCCTTATGGGTTTACAACTCCCACAAGAGGACAAAAAGGAGGGCAAATGA
- the LOC101301720 gene encoding nucleobase-ascorbate transporter 11-like: MATGSSSDSINKAQSVRGRPEVGTVEPKVGAFVPRRDHNPRELKSWAKRTGFVSNFSGETVGSSSGRNESGGGFDLERGGRGGSGSSPKIEIDPVLGRTKPTRGVEIEAVGVRSESEEAMRVERRGRRSEDEPVLGRDEERSVGSNGNGVVGGGVAGEAKKLDEGNGREGMQLYEGDGREGMQLYEEGEEGVHGGWGRPSAMRIGLRENPGFVPLIYYGLQHYLSLAGSLIFIPLIIVPAMGGTDKDTATVISTMLLVSGITTILHSYFGTRLPLVQGSSFVYLAPALVIINAQEYRNLTEHKFRHIMRELQGAIIVGSIFQSILGFSGLMSLLLRLINPIVVAPTVAAVGLAFLSYGFPQAGSCVEISIPQILLVLIFTLYLRGVSIFGHRLFRIYAVPLSIVIIWTYAFFLTAGGAYDYKGCTSDIPSSNILIDACRRHAYTMKHCRTDVSNAWRTAAWVRIPYPLQWGIPIFHFRTSIIMIFVSLVASVDSVGTYHSASMQINLKAPTRGIVSRGIALEGFCSILAGLWGSGTGSTTLTENIHTINITKVASRRVVELGAVFLIFFSFVGKVGAILASIPLALAASVLCFTWALVVALGLSTLQYSRAASFRNMMIVGVSLFLGLSIPAYFQQYQPESSFILPSYFIPYAAASNGPARTGSKQLDFAINALMSLNMVVTLMVALVLENTVPGSRQERGVYIWSKPEDINTDPSSLEDYSLPRKVSRCLCRSSCLGV, translated from the exons ATGGCAACTGGGTCGAGCTCAGATTCCATTAACAAGGCTCAGAGCGTGAGGGGTCGACCTGAAGTGGGCACTGTGGAGCCAAAGGTGGGAGCTTTTGTGCCGAGGAGGGATCATAACCCGAGAGAGCTCAAGTCATGGGCAAAGAGGACTGGGTTTGTGTCCAATTTCTCAGGGGAGACTGTGGGGAGCAGCAGTGGGAGGAATGAGAGTGGTGGTGGGTTTGATTTGGAGAGGGGTGGTAGAGGTGGAAGTGGGTCGTCACCGAAGATTGAGATAGATCCGGTGTTGGGCCGGACCAAGCCCACTAGAGGGGTTGAGATTGAGGCAGTTGGGGTGAGGAGTGAGAGTGAGGAGGCAATGAGGGTGGAGAGAAGGGGGAGGAGGAGTGAGGATGAGCCTGTTTTGGGTAGAGATGAGGAGAGGAGTGTTGGGAGTAATGGTAATGGAGTTGTTGGAGGTGGTGTGGCGGGCGAGGCCAAGAAGTTGGATGAGGGAAATGGGAGGGAGGGAATGCAGCTGTATGAGGGAGATGGGAGAGAGGGAATGCAGCTGTATGAGGAAGGTGAGGAAGGTGTTCATGGAGGGTGGGGTAGGCCGTCGGCCATGAGGATTGGATTGAGAGAGAATCCGGGCTTCG TCCCACTAATATATTACGGTCTGCAGCACTACTTATCATTGGCCGGCTCACTGATATTCATCCCTCTAATTATTGTACCAGCCATGGGTGGAACAGAT AAGGATACTGCCACAGTGATCTCGACAATGCTGCTTGTTTCTGGAATCACAACCATATTGCACTCTTACTTTGGAACCCGGCTTCCATTAGTTCAAGGAAGTTCGTTTGTATATTTGGCACCAGCATTAGTTATCATAAATGCTCAAGAATATCGGAATCTCACAGAACAT AAGTTTAGGCATATAATGAGAGAACTGCAAGGAGCTATAATTGTTGGTTCGATATTTCAAAGCATCCTGGGATTTAGTGGGTTAATGTCTTTATTGCTGAG GTTGATAAACCCTATCGTCGTTGCACCAACTGTTGCTGCTGTAGGTTTGGCATTTTTGAGTTATGGCTTTCCTCAAGCTGGTAGTTGTGTGGAAATCAGCATTCCACAGATACTTTTGGTTCTTATATTCACCTTG TACCTTCGAGGGGTATCCATCTTTGGGCATCGTCTTTTCCGGATTTATGCG GTTCCCTTGAGCATAGTGATCATATGGACTTATGCATTCTTTTTGACAGCCGGTGGAGCATATGATTACAAAGGCTGCACCTCTGATATACCTAGTTCAAATATCTTAATAGATGCTTGTAGAAGACATGCATATACTATGAAACATTGTAGGACCGATGTTTCAAATGCATGGAGAACTGCTGCATGGGTCAGGATTCCCTACCCTCTGCAATGGGGTATCCCTATCTTCCATTTCAGGACTTCCATTATCATGATCTTTGTGTCTCTTGTTGCATCAGTTGATTCG GTTGGAACATATCACTCTGCATCTATGCAAATTAATCTGAAGGCTCCAACCCGAGGAATTGTCAGCAGAGGAATTGCATTGGAGGGATTCTGCAGTATATTGGCAGGACTTTGGGGTTCAGGTACTGGGTCAACAACCTTGACAGAAAATATTCATACAATCAACATAACAAAAGTGGCAAGCCGAAGAGTTGTGGAGCTTGGAGCAGTTTTCTTAATCTTCTTCTCATTCGTAG GAAAAGTGGGTGCCATTCTTGCCTCTATACCACTGGCCTTGGCTGCTTCCGTACTCTGCTTCACATGGGCCCTTGTTGTGGCATTGGGTCTCTCAACATTGCAGTATAGTCGAGCAGCAAGTTTTAGAAACATGATGATAGTTGGCGTTTCATTGTTTCTTGGTTTATCTATTCCTGCATATTTTCAACAGTATCAACCAGAATCCAGCTTCATACTCCCTAGCTACTTCATTCCTTATGCAGCAGCATCTAATGGACCAGCCCGCACCGGTAGTAAACAG CTTGACTTTGCTATAAATGCACTTATGTCTTTGAACATGGTGGTGACACTCATGGTGGCATTGGTACTGGAAAACACTGTCCCAGGCAGCCGGCAGGAGCGAGGGGTGTATATATGGTCAAAACCAGAAGACATCAACACCGATCCATCTTCCCTTGAAGATTATTCCCTGCCAAGGAAAGTTTCGAGATGTCTTTGCCGCTCTAGTTGTCTGGGCGTGTAA
- the LOC101312583 gene encoding F-box/kelch-repeat protein At3g06240-like, translating to MSDYLPEDLIYKILTGLPAKSLMRFKCVSKRWRSLISDSQFAKTHLQLASTHQTLIHGFLVCSSPHIPQLESSVLESPSFGDSSSPRKLAHPTEEEGLPVLLLGSCNGFVFTCLGRAGHPSRNYSIWNPTTGFFLDLPDPEFPYYDDHYFRRFIHHGIGYVHETDEYKVVVSSYDVSTLKVLSLRDQYWREKTCPHQFVDHETEGVGLQETLHWVVFDYEHEPPLDPEPYMVAFELRNEDFRIMQLPLAATGEDLSLALFSWRGCMYL from the coding sequence ATGTCAGACTACCTCCCGGAAGATCTTATTTACAAAATCCTCACAGGATTGCCGGCGAAATCGTTGATGCGATTCAAGTGCGTCTCAAAACGGTGGCGTTCCCTCATCTCCGACTCACAATTCGCCAAGACCCATCTCCAGTTAGCTTCCACCCACCAAACCCTAATCCACGGCTTCCTCGTATGCAGCTCCCCTCATATCCCCCAGCTCGAATCTTCCGTCTTGGAATCTCCCTCCTTCGGCGACAGCTCTTCCCCCCGAAAGCTGGCCCACCCAACGGAGGAGGAGGGCTTACCTGTCCTGCTACTCGGTTCATGCAATGGTTTTGTTTTTACTTGCCTCGGGCGGGCTGGGCATCCATCTCGGAATTACTCCATCTGGAACCCTACAACCGGGTTCTTCCTGGATCTACCCGACCCGGAATTTCCCTACTACGACGATCATTACTTTCGCCGCTTTATTCACCATGGCATTGGTTATGTGCATGAAACCGACGAGTATAAAGTTGTGGTATCATCTTATGATGTCTCAACCCTGAAGGTGTTGTCGTTGAGGGATCAGTATTGGAGAGAGAAAACATGTCCGCATCAGTTTGTAGATCATGAGACTGAAGGGGTTGGACTACAAGAGACGCTGCACTGGGTTGTTTTCGACTATGAACATGAACCCCCACTGGACCCTGAACCGTACATGGTTGCTTTCGAGCTGAGAAATGAGGATTTTCGAATAATGCAGCTTCCTTTGGCTGCTACTGGAGAAGATCTGAGTCTGGCGCTGTTTTCATGGAGAGGATGCATGTATTTATGA
- the LOC101302010 gene encoding F-box/kelch-repeat protein At3g06240-like, translating into MSDYLPEDVYFKILSRLPAKSLMRFKCVSKRWRSLISDSHFAKTHLHQTLTHGFLVCTSPHIPQLESSVLESPSFGDRSSARKLAFPSKLTEEEEERLHVMLLGSCNGFVFACLRRLRNPCRNYSIWNPTTGFFMDLPDPKFPDDEEDEFFHRLDHHGIGYLQETDEYKVVVSAAGWNIMKVLSLRDQNWREITYPHMFVHEPEGVGLHETLYWVASDNEPDPVRESEPYLIAFELRNEDFRIMQLPMASIAEDENLALFSWRGCLCLWVYRTRSAQTVQCWVMEKCGDADSWTRSYKFGVPNPPVWTRYLRPLLITENSRVLVRYSVENSSKILELVKVVDKEENQEEEVVTYMHGWHGRRFQWGSLMIVYDETLFCSVMVEPKQPERKGKKLKTQHQGLTKLK; encoded by the coding sequence ATGTCGGACTACCTCCCAGAAGATGTTTATTTCAAAATCCTATCAAGATTGCCGGCGAAATCGTTGATGCGATTCAAGTGCGTCTCAAAACGGTGGCGTTCTCTCATCTCCGACTCCCATTTCGCCAAAACCCATCTCCACCAAACCCTGACCCACGGCTTCCTCGTATGCACCTCCCCTCACATCCCCCAGCTCGAATCTTCCGTCTTGGAATCTCCGTCATTCGGCGACCGCTCTTCCGCCCGAAAGCTGGCCTTCCCGTCCAAACTAACGGAGGAGGAGGAGGAACGCTTGCATGTCATGTTACTCGGTTCATGCAACGGTTTTGTTTTCGCCTGTCTCCGGCGGCTTCGTAATCCGTGTCGGAATTACTCAATCTGGAACCCCACGACCGGGTTCTTCATGGATCTACCCGACCCGAAATTTCCTGATGACGAAGAGGACGAGTTTTTCCATCGCCTCGATCATCATGGCATTGGTTATCTGCAGGAAACCGACGAGTATAAAGTTGTGGTATCAGCGGCTGGCTGGAATATTATGAAGGTGTTGTCGCTGAGGGATCAAAATTGGAGAGAGATAACATATCCGCATATGTTTGTGCATGAGCCTGAAGGGGTTGGACTACACGAGACGCTGTACTGGGTTGCTTCCGACAATGAACCAGATCCCGTACGGGAGTCTGAACCCTACCTGATTGCTTTCGAGCTGAGAAATGAAGATTTTCGGATAATGCAGCTTCCTATGGCTTCCATTGCAGAAGATGAGAATCTGGCGCTGTTTTCGTGGAGAGGGTGCCTGTGTTTATGGGTGTATCGGACTCGTTCTGCGCAGACTGTGCAGTGTTGGGTGATGGAAAAGTGTGGAGATGCTGATTCTTGGACCAGGAGTTATAAATTTGGTGTTCCCAATCCGCCAGTATGGACCAGGTATCTGAGACCGCTGTTGATCACTGAAAACAGTAGAGTTCTCGTGAGGTATTCAGTTGAGAATTCGTCAAAAATATTGGAGTTGGTCAAAGTTGTTGATAAAGAAGAGAATCAAGAAGAGGAGGTGGTTACTTATATGCATGGGTGGCACGGGAGGAGATTTCAGTGGGGGAGTCTTATGATTGTATACGATGAGACTTTATTTTGCAGTGTGATGGTGGAACCAAAGCAGCCAGAGAGAAAGGGCAAGAAACTGAAAACGCAGCACCAGGGCCTCACAAAGCTCAAATGA